GTAGGCATGATGCTGGAGTTCTTTGAACCtattttgtcaagtttttaagGTAAAAGTCGAGTGACCAACACAGTTAGCAATGAATTTTCTGACTGCAGAGGCATGTACAAGCATGCATCTGTTTCTGAGTGCGTTATCTAAAAGGATTATTCAAGTACATTTAGTAGTCAAGTAAACTGTCTCTAAAAATAAGCCCTATTGGCTAAtatcttatttttttctaaattatgCAAAGTAAGAACATATTTACAAAAGCCGTAGTAGAGAGATGTATGGCAGTGATTCTGGAGTGTCTCCATACAGTGTGAGTAATGATCCTTCACAGATGAACATTTCAGGGATTCTGGAAGGAAGAGAACACGTCCCACCCATTTAGGACGGCGACCCATCAGATATTAGGACTTCTGTAAAATTTTCGCTTCCACAACGATGGCAGGATTCTCAATGTCGCCTTTGCTTTGAACCATTCTCAGCTCCAGCTGTGCAGGGCTGGGCCTTTTCCCTGGGCCGGCTTTTTCTGAAGAGCAGAGAGCAGTTGAtcaaattaacttcaaagaataatgtagtgggttttttttccccttagatAATTATGGTGATTGGGTCAAATGAGTACAACCCCAAGGATGAGAACAAATTACAGCCAGAagtctaaataaaaatgaaataccaTTAGCATAATTAATGGTCCGCTTAATTACGTGGTGCATAACTGAAACAGTCTTTTCACAGGCAGCctgtggggaaaacagaaaaaaaaacccagtagGAATGATTACACTAAGTGGTCATTATGACACAAGACTGAGAGCATTGCACAAGTGGGCCTGAACCTTCAAATCTTTGGGGTGATGGTGAGTCCAGGCAAGCAACAAGGCAGCGAACAGGTCCCCCGTCCCCACAAACACAGCATCGACTTTGGGGATGTCCATGCTGATCTTCTGAACGCTAATTGTCCCATCCGGTTGTTCTACACGACAAGAGTAAACAGCAACATTAGGATGTGATGGTTAGTAGGTCTTGATTGCAGTTTGTTAGGAAGGCCcaacccacccccccaaaaaaggaatAAAAGCTCTTTTCATTCAATTTGTAACACTTCATCCACCATGAGCCAACTAGTAGATTTACAAAGAGTGCTCCACTCAGTGCTTTTctagtgtatttttatattattgtattattttaacatttatccAATTTGTTTATACTGTAATTTATCTCCCCACAGAGGTAAAAAAGGGCTGAATTGCAAATGGTCCCATCATGTACACTGTGAAGTCAAACCCGTTGTCTTAAAAATTATTTGTAACTTTATAGAGTGCTGAAtatttaaacaagtaaatattaaGTTAAGCATATTAATATTGTAATGTTGGAAAATAAATTTGACATGAGAGTAGAAATTAAAATTAGACAACGAATCtagaaagtaaataaaactgtgAGATAATTTTTAGACTGACGGGAGTAGACCACCTGTTGTGCCCGGAGCATTTAAGGCGTGGCACCACTTGGTGTCACGTTAAAATCAGCTTTGCAGTTAGCAACACTAGAGAGAGAGGAAGCGGCTACGGTACTTTACCTATTTTTTGGCTCCCAAGGGCCACCAGGTACTGGTCTCCTTGACTTGAAGGCAAGTCAGTACTAGTGAGTACCACAGTTTTTGGACCCATTTTGTGAAGCAGCTCCATTGCCTGGGGAGTACACAAGACAACACTTAACTCAAAATTTTGGACTCCATTGTATAAAATTGTAAATCTAATTACAAAGGGCGCCCACCATTAGTGCATCTTCTGTTGTGTGGATTTTCCTCCCAGTTAATAGCCTGTTTAAGAAAAGCAGATGCATTTACTAGCATATTTCTTCTATAGTCCGCTTTCTTTCTCcacctttgttttaattaactcATAACTCGCATCTATTTTTACTGAAGCGACCactttcactcccagctgttttactggattttgactgattttgcaagggccgCAGAATATtctgctctattgctataaaaacaaggaaccaaccaaaagaaagatcattagagtctcttctttcataaggaaaaaaaaaaaaaaaaaaaaaagtatatttgtagctgtttctgttttgcagcaattagcattcgaatatagctaagtttcatcattactcacaaacctgttgaaaacactgggaaaaaaaagcttgttgcaacatggccccggctgatctcttatactcttctgccgcctggtggctgtttttttgtaataactatcattgcattaagcgaccacttcaggtcagaagcagCAGCATcctcttgaattaaaaaataaataaataaataaataaaaaataaataaaaaattacaaatgtaaaaatacgttttggggagtgaaggacaaagtattaaaaaaagtatttatttatacgtttttgggtttgaatgagttaaaaggctaCTCACTCTGCTTCGAACTGGTTGGGGGTAAGGATGTCGGCCAAAGGCACTACTTTGTCCCGGTACACCGGCAGAAGTTCCTCTGGGACATACTGGAAAAGGCACCAAATCAAAGGTTTGTTATGACTTTTTTTAGGTTACCTTCTCACTTCTGCTAAGAGTGTAAAAACAAAGTAGGCCTATAAATTCTTGGATGTAGATATCCACAATGTAGCCCACCAAACATCAAATATGCGACAGGCATGCATAAATAATGTATTAGTACAGAATATAAGAATACTTACCATTGCACCATGGTCTCCCATTACAGGGTCACAAACTGttccccaaaaaagaaaagaaaaaagtcaggACTTAACTAGTCATAAGTTGTGgttgttgaaatttgaatggaatCTATCAGTGTTGTACTCACCATATACCAAACTGGGATTGGCCTTTTTGAGCTCTTGAACGATGTCAACCACAGTCAACAGGAAGGACGTGTCCCTGCTGTACCCTTGATAAAGAAAGtggaaacaaaacatttgctttAAATTATAGCCAAACATGAACTTGACTTGCTCTTGTAAAAACTGTCCGGGAGTTTATCAGAGCTTGACCTCCACAATAATCGTGTGAACAATATAAACATCCCTTTTCGACTCACCTGTGAGGATGTAGTCGTAGTGGTTCACCTTATTGAGCTTGATGCCCTCATACAGCACATTGAGCTCATCGGCTTTCAGTACTTGACCCTTCCAGTGGGCATAGCCTACAACATAAGACAAAAGTGGGCTTACTGACGTTTTTCAATGACATCAGACAACGTAACAATACAATGTAAAGCGATATTGTCTTGGACATATTTCCAAAAACGATGGCACTTCCTCCTTGTTCTGTTTTATCACTGACTCACTGGGATTTAATCTTCCACTCAAACAGGGCCTCTACACTGACCGAAAAGGAGGTCTTTATCAGGTTGCcagttttcccccttttttggtGCCCCTTCGCCACGAACCCATAACAAACCCCCCCATAGCTGTTCGGACTGCAAATGAAAGgaagcacaaacacacaaaaggaGCACCGAGTTCGAATACGGGCCCTTCCCTGACCCAGGGGCCAGCCGGCAGAGAACACCTCCCGCAGTGAGAAAGCTTTTACACGTGAAATCACTCAGATCTAACTGGAATGTTCCAAAAGGTTAAATTACACGACTGTAATTTAGCCTGCATGAACCCATTtggccagaaaaaaaagaaacactaaaTAATCTAATGTTTTGGTGTATAAAGCCCAGTGTAAGATGTGCTAACCGCTCGACTCCGAAATCTTAAATGTTAATTATATCACTTTAGTGATAATTGACTTGAAACTATGCTggcaaaagaaaacaatttgttttcctgaaagaagacactttttttttttttttttttaatatatatattcccAGGCTGCTCCTATAGTTGCTAACTGTAACTTAGTAGCTAAGTGTAACTTATTCATAGACAGAGGTAAATTGTTTACCAGTACATTTTAAAGAGGAAAGCCCCAAGTACTAAAATCTGCATGTAGCATATTGGAACACTGCCATCTAAAATGGGTGCTAGACTAtacctacacagtaaattctatttagagtaaatttgactttatttagagagggaccaagtagactcagttttagagtaggctaagatttacactaggaagagagtaaaaccccccaataataaataaataaataaataaataaataaaagtcactcaagggttgaggaacgaactcaccaCCTTCAGCTTGGAAGACTGTCACATTCCCACCTGagttatgcccctcctactgtttgat
The Festucalex cinctus isolate MCC-2025b chromosome 11, RoL_Fcin_1.0, whole genome shotgun sequence DNA segment above includes these coding regions:
- the LOC144030372 gene encoding pyridoxal kinase-like isoform X1, yielding MAAMECRVLSIQSHVVRGYVGNKSATFPLQVLGFEVDSINSVQFSNHTGYAHWKGQVLKADELNVLYEGIKLNKVNHYDYILTGYSRDTSFLLTVVDIVQELKKANPSLVYVCDPVMGDHGAMYVPEELLPVYRDKVVPLADILTPNQFEAELLTGRKIHTTEDALMAMELLHKMGPKTVVLTSTDLPSSQGDQYLVALGSQKIEQPDGTISVQKISMDIPKVDAVFVGTGDLFAALLLAWTHHHPKDLKAACEKTVSVMHHVIKRTINYANEKAGPGKRPSPAQLELRMVQSKGDIENPAIVVEAKILQKS
- the LOC144030372 gene encoding pyridoxal kinase-like isoform X2, which gives rise to MAAMECRVLSIQSHVVRGYVGNKSATFPLQVLGFEVDSINSVQFSNHTGYAHWKGQVLKADELNVLYEGIKLNKVNHYDYILTGYSRDTSFLLTVVDIVQELKKANPSLVYVCDPVMGDHGAMYVPEELLPVYRDKVVPLADILTPNQFEAELLTGRKIHTTEDALMAMELLHKMGPKTVVLTSTDLPSSQGDQYLVALGSQKIEQPDGTISVQKISMDIPKVDAVFVGTGDLFAALLLAWTHHHPKDLKKKPAQGKGPALHSWS